In Saccharomonospora marina XMU15, one genomic interval encodes:
- the cobA gene encoding uroporphyrinogen-III C-methyltransferase encodes MPQEQHYLAGLDLAGRRVVVVGGGSVAQRRLPRLVRAGAAVEVVAPHTTASVSAMADTGELTWHRRRYAEGDLDGAWYAMACTDDAAVNAAVCQEAQRARVFCVRADAGVEGSAVTPATGEHDGLLLGVLSGGNPHRSSAVRDGLLDALRTRTVADPGEDVRPQDGGSRAGVALVGGGPGDPELITVRGRRLLARADVVVVDRLAPRELLDELPPHAEVVDAAKIPYGRAASQDVINRVLVERAQAGKFVVRLKGGDPYVFGRGFEEVLACARAGVPVTVVPGITSAFAVPAVADVPVTHRGVAHEVVVVSGHVPPGHEQSLVDWEALGRLRGTVVLMMGVERIELFADALLSAGRAADTPVVMVADGTMHTQRVVRSTLSRIAADAADAGIRPPAVTVIGPVAGLLDGDGSGPRNR; translated from the coding sequence ATGCCTCAGGAGCAGCACTACCTCGCCGGGCTGGACCTCGCCGGGCGCAGGGTCGTCGTGGTCGGCGGCGGCAGCGTCGCGCAGCGCAGACTGCCTCGGCTGGTGCGCGCCGGTGCGGCCGTGGAGGTCGTCGCACCGCACACCACCGCATCGGTGAGCGCCATGGCCGACACGGGCGAGCTCACCTGGCACCGGCGCCGCTACGCCGAGGGTGACCTCGACGGCGCGTGGTATGCGATGGCCTGCACCGATGACGCCGCCGTGAACGCCGCCGTGTGCCAGGAGGCACAGCGGGCCAGGGTGTTCTGCGTGCGCGCCGACGCCGGTGTCGAAGGCAGCGCGGTCACCCCGGCCACGGGCGAGCACGACGGGCTGCTGCTCGGTGTCCTTTCCGGTGGGAACCCGCACCGCTCCTCGGCGGTGCGCGACGGCCTGCTCGACGCGCTGCGGACGCGCACCGTCGCCGATCCCGGCGAGGACGTCCGGCCGCAGGACGGCGGTTCGCGGGCGGGAGTGGCGCTGGTCGGCGGCGGGCCCGGTGACCCGGAACTGATCACCGTGCGCGGGCGCAGGCTGCTGGCCAGGGCCGATGTGGTGGTCGTCGACCGGCTCGCGCCGCGCGAACTGCTGGACGAGTTGCCGCCGCACGCGGAGGTGGTGGACGCCGCGAAGATCCCCTACGGCCGCGCGGCCAGCCAGGACGTCATCAACCGCGTGCTCGTCGAACGCGCGCAGGCGGGCAAGTTCGTGGTGCGGCTCAAAGGCGGCGACCCCTACGTGTTCGGCCGCGGCTTCGAGGAGGTGCTGGCCTGCGCGCGGGCGGGCGTTCCCGTGACCGTCGTGCCCGGCATCACCAGTGCCTTCGCCGTCCCCGCCGTGGCCGACGTGCCGGTGACCCATCGCGGCGTGGCGCACGAGGTGGTGGTGGTGTCCGGCCACGTCCCACCAGGGCACGAGCAGAGTTTGGTGGACTGGGAAGCGCTCGGCAGGCTGCGAGGCACGGTCGTGCTGATGATGGGGGTCGAGCGCATCGAGTTGTTCGCCGACGCGCTGCTGTCGGCGGGCAGGGCAGCCGACACACCGGTGGTGATGGTCGCCGACGGCACGATGCACACCCAGCGGGTGGTGCGCTCGACGCTGAGCCGGATCGCGGCCGACGCCGCCGACGCGGGCATCCGGCCACCCGCGGTCACGGTGATCGGTCCGGTCGCGGGCCTGCTGGACGGCGATGGCAGCGGCCCACGAAACCGGTGA
- a CDS encoding MFS transporter, giving the protein MSTLGTRTRLGYSLGSFVTGAFGTVPGLLLLPYLTDTMAVPAAAAGAIVLLPKAWDVLFNPIAGRISDADLLRKGSRRRSVLAGGLALALAFAALFAHPGFGSVAADAAYVVLAFFLCATAFAFFQVPFNALPAELTEGYHERTRLTTWRIAVLALAILVSGAVAPAIASGIGGVGGYRAMGGFVAVLIVAGTLSVYFGIRRAPVGRLRAPTPTWRALLATMRAWRSFRWLLAVYFVQALGVATLLAGVSYLARFVLGDADLQSLLFAGFVAPALLVMPVWDRIGRSGGKLAGFRVASALFAVALIGLVFARALPIAAVFGFVAIAGIGYAGIQVFPLAILPDLITAEEERTGATRAGVTAGVWTAAETLGLALGPGMFGLVLAAGGYVSSSEGTVTQPDSALTAITLGFSALPAVLIAAGIPLLRRSVLEAEPRKAEATA; this is encoded by the coding sequence ATGTCCACGCTGGGCACACGAACGCGGCTTGGCTACTCCCTCGGGTCGTTCGTCACCGGAGCCTTCGGCACCGTCCCCGGCCTGCTGCTGCTGCCGTACCTGACCGACACGATGGCGGTACCCGCGGCCGCGGCGGGGGCGATCGTGCTGCTGCCCAAGGCATGGGACGTGCTGTTCAACCCGATCGCGGGCCGAATCTCCGACGCCGACCTGCTGCGCAAGGGCAGCAGGCGCCGCTCGGTACTCGCGGGCGGGCTCGCGCTGGCCTTGGCGTTCGCGGCGCTGTTCGCCCATCCCGGTTTCGGCAGCGTGGCCGCGGACGCGGCCTATGTGGTGCTGGCGTTCTTCCTCTGCGCCACCGCCTTCGCGTTCTTCCAGGTGCCGTTCAACGCGCTGCCTGCGGAACTGACCGAGGGCTACCACGAGCGCACCCGGCTCACCACCTGGCGCATCGCCGTGCTCGCGCTGGCGATCCTGGTCTCGGGCGCGGTCGCGCCTGCCATCGCCAGCGGAATCGGCGGTGTGGGTGGCTACCGTGCGATGGGCGGGTTCGTCGCCGTGCTGATCGTGGCAGGAACTCTCAGCGTCTACTTCGGCATCCGGCGCGCCCCCGTCGGCAGGCTGCGTGCGCCCACCCCCACCTGGCGGGCACTGCTGGCGACCATGCGGGCGTGGCGATCGTTTCGCTGGCTGCTCGCCGTCTACTTCGTGCAGGCGCTCGGTGTGGCCACGCTGCTGGCCGGGGTGAGCTACCTGGCCCGCTTCGTGCTCGGCGACGCCGACCTGCAGTCGTTGCTGTTCGCCGGGTTCGTCGCGCCCGCGCTGCTGGTGATGCCGGTGTGGGACCGGATAGGCCGCTCCGGCGGCAAACTCGCGGGCTTCCGCGTGGCCTCCGCCCTGTTCGCGGTGGCGCTGATCGGACTCGTGTTCGCCAGGGCACTGCCGATCGCCGCGGTGTTCGGCTTCGTCGCGATCGCGGGCATCGGCTACGCGGGTATCCAGGTCTTCCCGCTGGCCATCCTGCCCGACCTCATCACGGCCGAGGAAGAACGCACGGGCGCCACCAGGGCGGGCGTGACCGCCGGGGTATGGACGGCGGCGGAAACGCTCGGGCTGGCACTCGGCCCGGGCATGTTCGGCCTCGTGCTGGCCGCCGGGGGTTACGTATCGAGTTCGGAGGGCACGGTGACACAACCCGACAGCGCACTCACCGCGATCACGCTGGGCTTCTCGGCGTTGCCGGCGGTACTGATCGCGGCAGGCATCCCGTTGCTGCGGCGCAGCGTGCTCGAGGCCGAGCCACGCAAGGCCGAGGCGACGGCATGA
- a CDS encoding bifunctional nuclease family protein, giving the protein MSEMRVVGVRVELPANQPILLLRETEGERYLPIWIGSVEATAIALEQQGVRPARPLTHDLLKEVIGALGRELQQVIITDLREGTFFAELVFDGDVRVSARPSDSVALALRVGVPIHAEESVLEEAGLIIPDEQEDEVEKFREFLDSVSPEDFRGADT; this is encoded by the coding sequence ATGAGCGAGATGCGCGTCGTCGGCGTACGGGTCGAGCTGCCCGCGAACCAGCCGATCTTGTTGCTGCGGGAGACCGAGGGTGAGCGGTACCTGCCGATCTGGATCGGCTCGGTGGAAGCCACGGCCATCGCGCTGGAGCAGCAGGGCGTACGGCCGGCCCGGCCGCTGACACACGACCTGCTCAAGGAGGTCATCGGCGCGCTCGGCAGGGAGCTGCAGCAGGTCATCATCACCGATCTTCGGGAAGGCACCTTCTTCGCCGAGTTGGTGTTCGACGGTGACGTCCGCGTCTCAGCGAGGCCGAGCGACTCGGTGGCGCTGGCGCTGCGGGTCGGGGTGCCGATCCACGCCGAGGAGTCGGTGCTGGAGGAAGCGGGTTTGATCATCCCCGACGAGCAGGAGGACGAGGTCGAGAAGTTCCGCGAGTTCCTCGACTCCGTCTCGCCCGAGGACTTCCGCGGCGCCGACACCTGA
- the gcvH gene encoding glycine cleavage system protein GcvH → MSTPEELRYTEEHEWVAVLDEERVRVGITEYAQDQLGDVVFVDLPEIGRQVDAGEVFGEVESTKSVSELFAPLDGEVVAVNDAVAETPELINSDPYGEGWLIELRLSDAGTVEGLLDAEAYQRVTQG, encoded by the coding sequence TTGTCCACTCCGGAAGAGCTGCGCTACACCGAGGAGCACGAGTGGGTCGCCGTGCTCGACGAGGAGCGGGTGCGGGTCGGGATCACCGAGTACGCGCAGGACCAGCTCGGTGACGTGGTGTTCGTCGACCTGCCGGAGATCGGCCGCCAGGTGGACGCGGGGGAGGTGTTCGGCGAGGTCGAGTCGACCAAGAGCGTCTCGGAGCTGTTCGCCCCGCTGGACGGGGAGGTCGTGGCTGTCAACGACGCGGTGGCCGAAACCCCGGAGTTGATCAACAGTGACCCCTACGGAGAGGGCTGGCTGATCGAGCTGAGGCTCAGCGACGCGGGCACGGTGGAGGGGCTGCTCGATGCCGAGGCCTACCAGCGCGTGACTCAAGGCTGA
- the garA gene encoding glycogen accumulation regulator GarA — protein sequence MSTNDGPGVPPEQSPERTSVFRADFLSEGEGQEAPAVEPQDAGVDALPAGSALLVVKRGPNAGSRFLLDRDTTSAGRHPDSDIFLDDVTVSRRHAEFRREGGEFVVIDVGSLNGTYVNREPVDQAVLAGGDEVQIGKFRLVFLTGPGHGGQGAR from the coding sequence GTGAGCACGAACGACGGGCCCGGCGTTCCCCCGGAGCAGTCTCCGGAGCGGACTTCCGTATTCCGGGCCGACTTCCTGTCGGAAGGGGAGGGCCAGGAGGCGCCTGCGGTGGAGCCGCAGGACGCCGGTGTCGACGCGCTGCCGGCGGGCTCCGCACTGCTGGTGGTCAAGCGCGGCCCCAACGCGGGCTCCCGCTTCCTGCTCGACCGGGACACCACGAGCGCGGGCCGTCATCCCGACAGTGACATCTTCCTGGACGATGTCACCGTTTCTCGCCGCCACGCCGAGTTCCGCCGTGAGGGCGGCGAGTTCGTCGTGATCGACGTCGGCAGCCTCAACGGGACCTACGTCAACCGGGAACCGGTCGACCAGGCCGTGCTCGCGGGCGGCGACGAGGTCCAGATCGGCAAGTTCCGCCTCGTCTTCCTCACCGGCCCGGGACACGGGGGCCAGGGGGCACGGTGA
- a CDS encoding crotonase/enoyl-CoA hydratase family protein: MTESQPAGQQSPRSVADLPALVSLGVELDGRVAEVTLLGPNKGNAMGPDFWRELPLVFGALDADPQVRAIVLTGSGKHFSYGLDLPAMLPSWSEYLSGEALAKARLGLLDEIRRLQDSVSSIAATRKPVIAAVSGWCVGGGVDVISAADIRLASAEAKFSVREVKVAIVADVGSLQRLASIVGEGHLRELALTGKDIDAARAEKIGLVNDVYPDRDSVLAAARELAAEIAANPPLVVQGVKEVLAVNTEERVRAGLRYVSAWNAAFLPSKDLGEAVQAFTQRREPDFTGE, encoded by the coding sequence ATGACGGAAAGCCAGCCCGCGGGTCAGCAGAGCCCGCGATCAGTCGCCGACCTGCCCGCTCTCGTCTCGCTCGGCGTGGAGCTCGACGGCCGGGTCGCGGAGGTCACGCTGCTCGGCCCCAACAAGGGCAACGCCATGGGGCCGGACTTCTGGCGTGAGCTGCCGCTGGTGTTCGGCGCGCTGGACGCCGACCCGCAGGTCCGGGCCATCGTGCTCACCGGCAGCGGGAAGCATTTCTCCTACGGGCTGGACCTGCCCGCGATGCTGCCGTCGTGGTCGGAGTACCTCTCCGGAGAGGCGCTGGCCAAGGCAAGGCTGGGGCTGCTCGACGAGATCCGCAGGCTGCAGGACTCGGTGTCCTCGATCGCGGCCACCCGCAAACCGGTGATCGCGGCCGTGTCCGGGTGGTGCGTGGGCGGCGGTGTCGACGTGATCAGCGCCGCGGACATCCGGCTCGCCAGCGCGGAGGCGAAGTTCAGCGTGCGGGAGGTGAAGGTCGCCATCGTCGCCGACGTCGGCAGCCTGCAGCGGCTGGCTTCCATCGTCGGTGAGGGCCACCTGCGCGAGCTTGCCCTCACCGGCAAGGACATCGACGCCGCCCGCGCCGAGAAGATCGGGCTCGTCAACGACGTCTACCCCGACCGCGACTCGGTGCTGGCCGCTGCGCGGGAGCTGGCGGCCGAGATCGCCGCCAATCCGCCGCTTGTCGTGCAGGGCGTGAAGGAGGTCCTCGCTGTCAACACCGAGGAGCGGGTGCGCGCGGGACTGCGCTACGTCTCGGCATGGAACGCGGCGTTCCTGCCCAGCAAGGACCTCGGCGAGGCGGTGCAGGCGTTCACGCAGCGGCGCGAACCCGACTTCACCGGCGAGTGA
- the ftsR gene encoding transcriptional regulator FtsR yields the protein MTAAGRPQRDGLSIGAVLAQLRKDFPDVTISKIRFLESEGLVRPARTPSGYRQFTAADVERLRFVLAAQRDHYLPLKVIKEQLDAADSASHPDNPGPRLPRRLVSLAAPGDGELAGMPTPDDFVGDHETRLTRDELLARAGIDDDLLDELRQYGLLRPVAPELYDSDAVRVAQTVKKMTEFGIEPRHLRAFRASADREVGLVEQIVAPLSHQRDAEAKARADEVVRELAALSVTLHTLLVKAGIRTVTGG from the coding sequence GTGACGGCTGCCGGCCGGCCGCAGCGCGACGGGTTGAGCATCGGGGCGGTCCTGGCGCAGTTGCGCAAGGACTTTCCCGACGTGACCATTTCCAAGATCAGGTTCCTCGAGTCGGAGGGGCTGGTCCGGCCTGCCCGCACACCGTCCGGTTATCGCCAGTTCACCGCCGCCGACGTGGAGCGGTTGCGTTTCGTTCTCGCGGCACAACGCGATCACTACCTTCCGCTGAAGGTCATCAAGGAACAGCTGGACGCGGCCGACAGCGCCTCGCACCCCGACAACCCGGGTCCACGCCTGCCGCGCAGGCTGGTCTCGCTCGCCGCTCCCGGTGACGGCGAGCTCGCGGGTATGCCGACACCCGACGACTTCGTCGGCGACCACGAGACCAGGCTGACGCGGGACGAACTGCTCGCGCGGGCGGGAATCGACGACGACCTGCTCGACGAGCTGCGACAGTACGGGCTGCTGCGCCCGGTCGCGCCGGAGCTCTACGACTCCGACGCCGTGCGCGTGGCCCAGACCGTGAAGAAGATGACGGAGTTCGGCATCGAGCCCAGACACCTGCGCGCCTTCCGCGCCTCCGCCGACAGGGAGGTCGGGCTCGTCGAGCAGATCGTCGCGCCGCTGTCCCACCAGCGCGACGCCGAGGCCAAGGCACGAGCCGACGAGGTGGTGCGCGAACTGGCCGCACTGTCTGTCACCCTGCACACCTTGCTGGTCAAGGCCGGTATCCGGACGGTGACCGGCGGGTAG
- a CDS encoding CDP-alcohol phosphatidyltransferase family protein: protein MSDAQPADSAEPVGVTGDREPSLVGQLLTVPNILSLLRLAGVPVFLWLLLGPEEDGWALALLVVSALTDWLDGKLARWLDQASRLGQLLDPAADRLYIMATLVAFLLREIVPWWLVAALVGRELIVGLALLVLGRYGFGPPEVTYAGKAATFGLMYALPLLLVIQGESQVAEIARPFAYAFTAWGCALYLWSGALYVLQTGRAVSSVRSGVALCEDSGGEDR, encoded by the coding sequence GTGAGCGATGCCCAGCCTGCCGACTCGGCGGAGCCGGTCGGCGTGACCGGTGATCGAGAACCCTCGCTCGTCGGCCAGTTGCTGACCGTACCCAACATCCTTTCGCTGCTGCGGCTGGCCGGGGTTCCGGTGTTCCTGTGGCTGTTGCTCGGTCCGGAGGAGGACGGGTGGGCGCTCGCGCTGCTGGTGGTCAGCGCGCTGACCGACTGGCTCGACGGCAAGCTGGCGCGCTGGCTGGACCAGGCGAGCAGGCTCGGCCAGTTGCTCGATCCCGCCGCGGACCGGCTCTACATCATGGCCACGCTGGTGGCGTTCCTGCTTCGCGAGATCGTTCCGTGGTGGCTGGTCGCCGCGCTGGTGGGCAGGGAGCTGATCGTCGGTCTGGCTCTGCTGGTTCTCGGCAGGTACGGCTTCGGCCCACCCGAGGTGACCTACGCGGGCAAGGCGGCGACGTTCGGGCTGATGTACGCGCTGCCGTTGCTGCTCGTCATCCAGGGGGAGTCGCAGGTGGCCGAGATCGCTCGCCCGTTCGCCTACGCGTTCACGGCGTGGGGTTGCGCGCTGTACCTGTGGTCGGGAGCGCTGTATGTGCTGCAGACCGGCAGAGCCGTTTCGAGCGTTCGATCCGGCGTGGCGTTGTGCGAGGATTCGGGCGGCGAGGACCGGTGA
- a CDS encoding AMP-binding protein gives MGNDADAAVHRRFREARDYLLHNREDYATAYANFEWPRFTEFNWALDWFDQIAADPANESRYALWIVEEDGSQGRWTFPELSRRSSQVANWLRQRGVRRGDRLILMLGNQVELWETILAAAKLGAVIIPASTLLGPADLRDRVDRGDARHVVIRSADTEKFAEVPGDYTRIAVGEPVSGWHSFAAAYSADAAFSPDGPTGADDPLLLYFTSGTTAKPKLVQHTHVSYPVGHLSTMYWLGLEPGDVHLNISSPGWAKHAWSNVFAPWNAEATVFLYNYTRFDADALMAQLDRCGVTSFCAPPTVWRMLIQADLSALRKPPTKVVGAGEPLNPEVIEQVRKSWGVTIRDGFGQTETSVQIANTPGQPVKPGSMGRAVPGFRVVLLDPVSGEPSSEGEICLDLTHRPVGLMAGYADDDERTATAFAGGYYHTGDVGSIDENGYITYVGRTDDVFKASDYRISPFELESVLLEHPAVAEAAVVPSPDPIRLAVPKAYVVLAAGHEPSGETAESILRFCRQNLAPYKRIRRLQFADLPKTISGKIRRVELRGRENEAGERRQQGEYREEDFPGLKS, from the coding sequence GTGGGCAACGACGCCGACGCGGCGGTTCACCGGCGGTTCCGGGAAGCAAGGGACTACCTCCTTCACAACCGTGAGGACTACGCCACCGCGTACGCGAACTTCGAGTGGCCGAGGTTCACCGAGTTCAACTGGGCGCTGGACTGGTTCGACCAGATCGCTGCCGACCCGGCCAACGAGAGCCGCTACGCGCTGTGGATCGTCGAGGAGGACGGCTCGCAGGGCCGCTGGACCTTCCCCGAGCTCTCCCGAAGGTCGAGCCAGGTGGCGAACTGGTTGCGGCAACGCGGGGTTCGGCGCGGCGACCGCCTCATCCTGATGCTGGGCAACCAGGTCGAGTTGTGGGAAACGATCCTGGCCGCGGCCAAGCTGGGTGCTGTCATCATCCCCGCATCGACGTTGCTCGGTCCGGCCGACCTGCGCGACCGAGTCGACCGCGGCGACGCTCGGCACGTCGTGATCCGCTCGGCGGACACCGAGAAGTTCGCCGAGGTGCCCGGTGACTACACGCGAATCGCGGTGGGCGAGCCGGTTTCCGGTTGGCATTCCTTCGCGGCGGCCTACTCCGCCGACGCCGCGTTCAGCCCGGACGGGCCGACCGGCGCGGACGATCCGCTGCTGCTGTACTTCACCTCCGGCACCACCGCGAAGCCGAAACTGGTGCAGCACACCCATGTTTCCTACCCCGTCGGGCATCTGTCGACGATGTACTGGCTTGGGCTCGAGCCCGGTGACGTGCACCTCAACATCTCCTCGCCGGGCTGGGCCAAACACGCGTGGAGCAACGTGTTCGCGCCCTGGAACGCCGAGGCCACGGTGTTCCTCTACAACTACACCCGGTTCGACGCCGACGCGCTGATGGCGCAACTGGACCGATGCGGAGTCACCAGCTTCTGCGCACCGCCGACCGTGTGGCGCATGCTCATCCAGGCCGACCTGTCGGCGTTGCGCAAGCCGCCGACGAAGGTCGTCGGGGCGGGGGAGCCGCTCAACCCCGAGGTGATCGAGCAGGTCCGCAAGTCCTGGGGGGTGACCATCCGGGACGGCTTCGGGCAGACCGAGACCAGCGTGCAGATCGCGAACACCCCGGGCCAGCCGGTGAAGCCGGGGTCGATGGGCCGCGCGGTGCCGGGGTTTCGGGTCGTGCTGCTCGACCCGGTCAGCGGCGAACCCTCCTCGGAGGGCGAGATCTGTCTGGACCTCACACACCGGCCGGTGGGGCTGATGGCAGGCTACGCCGACGACGACGAGCGCACCGCCACGGCGTTCGCGGGAGGGTACTACCACACCGGTGACGTCGGCTCGATCGACGAGAACGGCTACATCACCTACGTCGGCCGCACCGACGACGTGTTCAAGGCCTCCGACTACCGCATCTCACCCTTCGAACTGGAGAGCGTGCTGCTGGAGCACCCCGCGGTGGCCGAGGCGGCCGTGGTGCCCTCGCCCGACCCGATCCGGCTGGCGGTTCCCAAGGCCTACGTCGTGCTCGCCGCCGGGCACGAGCCCAGCGGCGAGACCGCGGAGTCGATCCTGCGGTTCTGCAGGCAGAACCTGGCGCCCTACAAGCGCATCCGCAGGCTGCAGTTCGCCGACCTGCCCAAGACGATCTCCGGCAAGATCCGCAGGGTGGAGCTTCGGGGCAGGGAGAACGAGGCGGGCGAGCGCAGGCAGCAGGGGGAGTACCGCGAGGAGGACTTCCCCGGTCTGAAGTCCTGA
- a CDS encoding pyridoxal phosphate-dependent decarboxylase family protein, producing MNGGTNGGKSIDDVLAELRALRETDLPTHGGRTLAYVYDSGLAEVGELGERAHALASSANGLDPTAFPSLLRMENDLVATAARLLGGDERTVGSVTSGGTESCMLAVLAAREGAKQRTSTPNIVLPSTAHAAFRKAAHLFGLRAVHVAVDEKTFRADPAAMAAAIDDDTVLVVASAPSYAHGVVDPIPDIAAEAARRGVRMHVDACIGGWVLPYLRRLGDEVPPFDLAVEGVTSISVDLHKYAYCPKGASVLLHADARLRGGHYFASADWPGYTMLNTTLQSTRSGGPLAAAWAVVRYLGDDGYLRLARDTRTATERIRTGVDGVEGLRVLGSPDATLLAVTSEDGADFDLFTVADEMALRGWYVQPQFGHGSSPVNLHLTITAANHGDEDGFLTDLADAVAAARAAGPVVVAEEMRTLIGAIDADTLTAEQFEGLLQAAGLDVAGGLPDRMAQVNALLQAAPARLRERVLLEFLGLLYRPHRG from the coding sequence ATGAACGGCGGCACGAACGGCGGCAAGAGTATCGACGACGTGCTCGCCGAACTGCGGGCGCTGCGGGAAACCGACCTGCCGACCCACGGCGGCCGCACGCTCGCCTACGTCTACGACAGCGGGCTGGCCGAGGTCGGCGAACTCGGCGAACGCGCACACGCGTTGGCGTCGTCGGCCAACGGGCTCGATCCGACCGCGTTTCCCAGCCTGCTGCGGATGGAGAACGACCTCGTGGCCACGGCCGCGCGGCTGCTGGGCGGGGACGAACGTACCGTCGGCTCGGTCACCTCCGGCGGCACCGAGTCCTGCATGCTCGCGGTACTGGCCGCCCGCGAAGGCGCCAAGCAGCGCACGAGCACACCGAACATCGTGCTGCCCAGCACGGCGCACGCGGCGTTTCGCAAGGCCGCGCACCTGTTCGGGCTGCGGGCGGTACACGTCGCGGTGGACGAGAAGACCTTCCGTGCCGACCCGGCGGCGATGGCGGCCGCCATCGACGACGACACCGTGCTCGTCGTGGCGAGCGCCCCCTCCTACGCGCACGGCGTGGTGGACCCGATTCCGGACATCGCCGCCGAAGCGGCCCGACGGGGGGTGCGCATGCACGTCGACGCGTGCATCGGCGGCTGGGTGCTGCCGTACCTGCGCCGCCTCGGCGACGAGGTACCCCCGTTCGACCTCGCGGTGGAAGGGGTCACCAGCATCTCGGTGGACCTGCACAAATACGCCTACTGCCCCAAGGGCGCCTCCGTGCTGCTGCACGCCGACGCCCGACTGCGCGGCGGACACTACTTCGCCAGCGCCGACTGGCCCGGCTACACCATGCTCAACACCACGCTGCAGTCCACCCGTTCCGGCGGGCCGCTGGCCGCGGCATGGGCCGTGGTGCGCTATCTCGGCGACGACGGATACCTGCGGCTGGCACGCGACACCCGCACCGCGACCGAGCGGATCAGAACCGGCGTCGACGGCGTCGAGGGGCTGCGCGTGCTGGGCTCGCCCGACGCCACCCTGCTCGCCGTGACCAGCGAGGACGGCGCCGACTTCGACCTGTTCACCGTCGCCGACGAGATGGCGCTTCGAGGCTGGTACGTGCAGCCGCAGTTCGGCCACGGCTCCTCGCCGGTGAACCTGCACCTGACGATCACGGCCGCCAACCACGGCGACGAGGACGGCTTCCTCACCGACCTCGCCGACGCGGTGGCGGCGGCACGCGCGGCGGGTCCCGTGGTCGTGGCCGAGGAGATGCGGACCCTGATCGGCGCCATCGATGCGGACACGCTGACCGCCGAGCAGTTCGAGGGGCTGCTGCAGGCCGCGGGGCTCGACGTCGCGGGCGGGCTTCCCGACCGCATGGCACAGGTCAACGCGCTGCTGCAGGCCGCGCCCGCCCGGCTGCGGGAGCGGGTGCTACTGGAGTTCCTCGGGCTGCTCTACCGCCCGCACCGCGGGTAG
- a CDS encoding alpha/beta fold hydrolase produces the protein MSTVPATDFASPPRRDDTPPLELAGSFEHLGHRLAYTEYGYGDEVIVLTHGIMFTRRMHAPLARELAAAGYRVVTLDLLGHGDSDRPEQSWSYSMPAFAGQTLALLDHLKVRRAVVGGTSLGANVALEVAVEAPERVLGLLIEMPVLDNALVAGLLTFGPLLFAARFLPFTVRAVGAAARRVPHGNQWIDVVTDTLDQRPAAMAALLHGVFFGRIAPPKEIRGRIKAPTLVIGHERDPVHPFGDADTLAADLPDAEFVQARSPVELRLQPSRLTEAITGFVGRCHRRPAGPRPDRSP, from the coding sequence ATGAGTACCGTCCCCGCCACCGATTTCGCGTCCCCACCGCGGCGAGACGACACGCCGCCACTGGAGCTGGCCGGGTCGTTCGAGCACCTCGGCCACCGGCTGGCCTACACCGAGTACGGCTACGGCGACGAGGTGATCGTGCTCACCCACGGGATCATGTTCACCCGCCGCATGCACGCGCCGCTGGCCAGGGAACTCGCCGCGGCCGGCTACCGGGTCGTGACGCTCGACCTGCTGGGCCACGGCGACTCCGACCGGCCCGAGCAGTCCTGGTCGTACTCGATGCCCGCGTTCGCGGGGCAGACCCTGGCGTTGCTGGACCACCTGAAGGTGCGGCGCGCGGTGGTCGGCGGTACCTCGCTGGGCGCCAACGTGGCGCTCGAGGTGGCCGTCGAGGCACCCGAGCGCGTGCTCGGCCTGCTGATCGAGATGCCGGTGCTGGACAACGCGCTGGTCGCGGGCCTGCTCACGTTCGGCCCGCTGCTGTTCGCGGCCCGGTTTCTGCCGTTCACCGTACGGGCGGTCGGCGCCGCCGCGCGCAGGGTGCCGCACGGCAACCAGTGGATCGACGTCGTCACCGACACGCTCGACCAGCGGCCCGCCGCCATGGCGGCGCTGCTGCACGGGGTGTTCTTCGGCCGCATCGCACCGCCCAAGGAGATCCGGGGGCGCATCAAGGCGCCGACGCTGGTGATCGGTCACGAGCGTGATCCCGTGCATCCGTTCGGCGACGCCGACACGCTCGCCGCCGACCTGCCGGACGCGGAGTTCGTGCAGGCACGCAGTCCCGTCGAACTGCGCCTGCAACCATCGAGGCTGACCGAGGCCATCACCGGTTTCGTGGGCCGCTGCCATCGCCGTCCAGCAGGCCCGCGACCGGACCGATCACCGTGA